CTTTTTAGATAAGGACTGGAACTATCAAAATAAGTTTACGCCTGGTTCTGGTATGATTCCACTTGTCGGCTTACCCTATGACCTCACTGGCCTTATGCTCAATGGAAAGCCTACTGTTTTAAGGTATATCAATCAAAATTACTTTGGGTCGTTGGAATTAAAGAAAGGGCATTTCTTATCTGCTAAAATGATAGAGTCCTTTAATGGAGAATCAGAGAAAGCAGAGGGGCACCTTAATTACCCAAAAAACACTGTTTATCAGGATGAAGAAACCTATTATGATAGCCACCTTCCGAAGTTATCAATCAACAAATCCAATGGACTACTTTATGTTGCTTTACCATTAGAAAAAACGATTTACACCTATAACCCGAAAAAGGAATTCAACCTAGTGAATGAATTTCCAATTAAGCTCGAACGTTTTAAAGAGCCCGAAGGTATTCCATTCGGTGACCAACTTAAAAACCCAGGTCAGTACACGGGCCGAACTAATAGAAGAAACACGATACTTAGGATGACTAATAGTGCCATTTTAGATATTCATGCAGAGGGAAATACAATCATTATAGAGCACAAAACTGGTTTAAAAAAGTCGAAATATAATACTGCAAGACAGGCCAACCCCGATTATGTACGCCTGAATAAGTATATCACAACTTTTATAAAGAATGAAAAAGTGGTGCTTACTGTTGAAAAGCGTTTTAAACAGTTGGTTCGGATAGATGAAAATCGATTTATTACGCCCTATATAGCCGGTGAAGATGAGGAGTTGGATTACAATAAGTTCTATATCTATGAGTTAAAAAAGGCACAATGAATCTACTTGGTAACATTATTTGGATCGTGTTTGGGGGTTGGATGATTGCCCTCGAATATATTATTGGTGGCATTGCTTTATGCATGACTATAGTGGGCATACCGTTTGGCATACAGTGTTTTAAATTGGCCATATTGGGGTTTGCACCTTTCGGCCAGCGCATTGAGCCGGGTAGAAGTTTAAGTGGCTGTTTGTCCTTACCCTTGAATATAATCTGGTTGATATTTGGTGGTTTTTGGGTGTTTGTCACTCACCTGATTTGGGGAATTCTTTTCTCGATAACTATCATAGGTATCCCTTTTGGCGCCCAACACTTTAAGCTAGCTGGCTTGGCTTTCGCTCCTTTTGGGAGGGGGGTTTAGGTTATAGTTTTCTTCCCACCAACAACTCACGAATATCTACGTCAAGGGCTTCAGCGATATCTGATAGCATTTCAATTCGCGGCTGCATTTCATTGGTACACCACTTAGAAACAGTGGTTTTATTCACATCGAGCTTTTCTGCTAGCCAAAGATTGGTACGCTCGGTTTCAGCCAATACGGCCTTAATCCGGTTAAGTTTTTTACGTGACATTAGAGCTTGTTTACTCCAAATTATCAAATTCTAAACATCTATTAAGACTGCATTATTTGCTTTTAACGCACTTATTTTTCCCTTTAAGTATTTTAAGTTTGCTTTTAACTATTATTTCAAATACATTAGAACAACATTAAAGATGTTTAACGCAACTATAACTTTACCATATTATCGACTATTAGATATTTTATTCTTGTCACAGGGAATAAAATTTAGTGAATCATCAACTGATGATATATACGAAACTAGCCTTTCTTCTTAATAGAGCTTGTACCCATTCATAAACGATGAATCGTGTTTCCACACTTGGGTTGAAGAATGCAAAGATCGTGTGTACGTGTTTGGCGGGATCCAAACCGTTGATGTGTTTTGTGTTATAGGTGAAACGAGGTTAGTAGGGTTCTTTTGTGCACCCACAAGATAATTTTACTACCTCATCGCCTATACAACAAAGAAAAAAGCGAACCCCTATTCGGAGTTCGCTTTTTGTTTAGAGAGCTGATTTCGTCAGCTTTTCTTGTAACTGTACTTAGGCAAAGAAGTAAGGAAATTTTCCTTCTTTAATCATCGTATCAGCCACTTGTCTTCTTAATTCTTTGGTGTTCACCAAATCCATTTTCGTGAAGCGTTTTAAGCCCATTAACATAACTTTCTGCTCATCACCTTTGGTAAATGAGGCTATCGCTTCTTTAGCAGCGGCATTTATTCTATCCACCGCCTTGGTCATGTAAATTTGAGTCATGGCAATGTAGTCGGCACAGGCTTCTTCACCTCTTAGACTAATAAGCTTCTCTGTTCTGAGCATAGCGGATTCAACTGCATATATCTCGATTAAGATATCAGCTAGGTTCATCATTACTTCTTGCTCGTCCTCGATTTTGTCTTGTAAAGCCATGGCTGCTTTACCACCAACCATAAGGAATACTTTTTTCAGGTTTTTCAATACTTCTTTTTCAGCATTGAATAAAACCGATTTATCTATAGTAGAGAATGTAGGTACCGCGGTTAGTTCTTTAGAAACAGCCATAGCTGGTTCGAACATATCAAGTTCACCTTTCATTGCTCTTTTTAAGATCATACCGATCATGAGCATTCGGTTAATCTCATTAGTGCCTTCATATATACGGGCGATACGCGCATCTCTATAAGCTCTTTCCATTGGCGCATCTGCTGAGTAACCCATTCCACCGTACACCTGAACTCCTTGGTCGACCACGTAATCCAGCACTTCCGAGCTATGAATCTTACCGATCGCACATTCGATCGCAAATTGCTCAACTCCTTTAAGTTTTGCTTGAGCGTCGTCCATACCTGAAGCAACCAAGTCATTGATTTTGTCTTCGATATTTTGCCCAGCTCTGTAATCCAATGATTCGGTCACATAAACCTGAGTTGCCATTTCAGCCAGTTTGTGCTTTATAGCGCCAAAGCTTGAAATTGAAACGTCGAACTGCTTGCGCTCGTTGGCATATTGAGTGGCTTGAGAAATTACCGTTCTACATCCACCAAGAACTCCTGCACCAAGCTTAATTCTACCTATGTTCAGAATATTCACGGCGATCTTAAAACCGTTTTGCCTTTCCGAAAGCATATTCTCAACTGGAACTTCCGTATCATTGAAAAATACTTGACGAGTAGAAGAGCCTTTGATACCTAACTTCTTTTCTTCATCGTTCATGGTAATGCCGTTGAAGCTTTTCTCCACTATAAACGCTGTCAGGTTTTTGTCATCTTCAATTTTTGCGAACACTATAAATAGGTCTGCAAAACCAGCATTAGAAATCCACATTTTCTGACCTGTGATCTTATAATGTGAACCATCTTCTGATAAGACTGCTTTGGTTTTGCCCGAGTTGGCATCTGAACCTGCATCTGGCTCTGTTAGGCAGTAACATGCGGCCCATTCTCCCATGGCCAATTTTGGTAGGTATTTCTGCTTCTGCTCTTCGTTTCCATAGTAGAGGATCGGTAGTGTACCAATTCCAGTATGGGCCCCATAAGTAGTGGAGAAAGATCCAGCTGCTCCGATAATATCAGCGATCAACATACTCGTGTTGAAGCTCATACCCAAACCACCATAGTTTTCTGGAACAGAAATTCCTAAAAGACCAAGCTCACCTGCTTTTTTGAAAATGTTGGGAACCAAATCTGGCTCTTTCATAGAATCAATTCGATCGGCATTTGGATGAATCTCAGTATCTATGAAGTCTTGACACGCTTGTGCCATCATTTTTTGTTCTTCACTAAACTCTTCTGGAATGAAGACTTCTTGGGCACTTGTTTCTCTCACGAGAAATTCGCCTCCTTTAATTGACTGTTTTGTTTCTGTAGACATGTGTTTCTAATTTTTTAATGCGCCCTTTCAACTTTTAAGCTTGGTTTTACTTAAGGAATTCGTAAATACCTGCTACCCCTTGGCCTCCACCGACACAAGCGGTTACCATACCATATTTGGCGTTTTCTCTTCTTCTCATTTCATTGAAAAGCTGGACTGACAATTTGGAACCTGAGCATCCTAGTGGATGACCTAGCGCGATCGCACC
This is a stretch of genomic DNA from Roseivirga misakiensis. It encodes these proteins:
- a CDS encoding YccF domain-containing protein — encoded protein: MNLLGNIIWIVFGGWMIALEYIIGGIALCMTIVGIPFGIQCFKLAILGFAPFGQRIEPGRSLSGCLSLPLNIIWLIFGGFWVFVTHLIWGILFSITIIGIPFGAQHFKLAGLAFAPFGRGV
- a CDS encoding helix-turn-helix transcriptional regulator, producing the protein MSRKKLNRIKAVLAETERTNLWLAEKLDVNKTTVSKWCTNEMQPRIEMLSDIAEALDVDIRELLVGRKL
- a CDS encoding acyl-CoA dehydrogenase family protein, which translates into the protein MSTETKQSIKGGEFLVRETSAQEVFIPEEFSEEQKMMAQACQDFIDTEIHPNADRIDSMKEPDLVPNIFKKAGELGLLGISVPENYGGLGMSFNTSMLIADIIGAAGSFSTTYGAHTGIGTLPILYYGNEEQKQKYLPKLAMGEWAACYCLTEPDAGSDANSGKTKAVLSEDGSHYKITGQKMWISNAGFADLFIVFAKIEDDKNLTAFIVEKSFNGITMNDEEKKLGIKGSSTRQVFFNDTEVPVENMLSERQNGFKIAVNILNIGRIKLGAGVLGGCRTVISQATQYANERKQFDVSISSFGAIKHKLAEMATQVYVTESLDYRAGQNIEDKINDLVASGMDDAQAKLKGVEQFAIECAIGKIHSSEVLDYVVDQGVQVYGGMGYSADAPMERAYRDARIARIYEGTNEINRMLMIGMILKRAMKGELDMFEPAMAVSKELTAVPTFSTIDKSVLFNAEKEVLKNLKKVFLMVGGKAAMALQDKIEDEQEVMMNLADILIEIYAVESAMLRTEKLISLRGEEACADYIAMTQIYMTKAVDRINAAAKEAIASFTKGDEQKVMLMGLKRFTKMDLVNTKELRRQVADTMIKEGKFPYFFA